In the Vibrio sp. FE10 genome, ATTGTCCATTTGCCGTCTTGGAAAAGAAGCGTGTCGTGTAAGCGCGCTGGGAAAGGCGATTCCGTTTCCCACGTTCCTTTTACGTAAAGGTGTTCATCATCGTGCGCAAATTGGAACTCGGCAGGAATTGACCCTTTTTTGTCTGGGAAGTTACCTAGCCTGTCGTCTTGCACCAACATTTCACCAAGACCTTCTTCTTCACCTTGGTGGCAGCTCGAACAGGTTTTGGTTTCAAAGCCTTTTTTGAGCGTGCCTTTATGCGCTGGCGAATTGATCCAATCGAAGGTCACTTTGCCTGGGAAAAACATGGTTTTCTCAACCACAGGAATGTCGCTCCAATCGACGTCTAATTCCGTGTCGTAAATACTCATGTTGTAGGCATTGGCACTCAAAGACAAACCACTTAGTGCAGCGAGTAAAACGCTATTTCTTACAGAGAACATCATCATATTATTTCTTCCCCATCATTCGGCTAAGGGTTTCATCTTTAAGGATAAAGTGGTGATAAAGCGCGGCACCAACGTGCATAGCGACCAACAGGTAACAGATGATTTCTAAGAAAGAGTGAAGACCAGAAGCAAAATCGATCAAACCTGAATTACGTTCTGCAAACCCAGGAATGGTGAATAAACCAAATACCACGGTATCTTTGGCTTTTGCCATCGCGATAAGCAAACCAGATAACGGCATCAAAATTAGAATGCCGTACAAGGCCAAATGAGCCATATGTGCCATGAACTTTTCGAACTTAGTGCCAAGCGCGTTCGGCTTTCCAGCCCAGTTCATCCAAACAATACGAGCCAAATACAGCACAATAACCAACATGCCCAAAGATTGGTGAACACCAAAAGCAAATGAATCAGGATCTGGCGCAAGCAGCATGATCAACAACGCACCGATAAAGGCAACGGCAGATATGATATGTATAAACTTACTGACAGGACTGAAATGCTCGGTAGGGACAAATACCTTCATAATTAATTCCTAAGTGTATCGTTAATAAAGAGAAAATTTTATTGATATGATTTTTATTATCTTCAGCAGCTAATACCACTAAAGTACTAACATTATATTTTCTACTCACACTCAGGACTTTTGATGACGGTCAATTTCCTTTCCGGACAGACTTTAATCGCCAACAAACCATTGAAATAGCTGAATATATTGAAGGGTATCTACAGATTAGAGTTATGTAAAAAAACAAGATAAATTTATTTATCAGATTTTAAAGTTACCGATAATTAAATTACAGAGAATGAAGAGGTTAGATATTAGCACCGTACCGAATATCATCTCATGATATGTTTTTGGGTATAGATTCAGCTAAGCACAGACGAATAAATCATCATTAGAAAGTGACTATTGAAGCCTAAGATATACTCTTTAAAACAACTGCCAAGTACACACGATTTCACCTTTAAACGACTCTGACACGCAGGATACAGATACAAAAAGGCTCACTAAATAGTGAGCCTTTTTGTATCTTCTGAACGTAAAACCAAGGTTTAACGTTGCTTAAGTTTTAGAAGAATTCGATCGAGTTACGGCCGCTTTTGTCGTCACGTTGTGGCTTAGGCGTATCCGCTTTCTTTTTCGGTTTGTTTTCTTTCTTCTTCTCTTTTTTCTCTTTCTTTGGTTCAGCCGTTGCGCTTAGCATTTCTGCTTTGCTTTTCTTAGATTCTTTCTTCTTAGAATCCTTTTTAGACTGACCTTTCTTCGCCTTGTTGTCTTTTTTAGGCGCGTCTTTCTTTTTCGGCTTTTCTGATTCTTCTTGTACCGGCTGATCACACACCACTACATAGTACTCTTGGTTGAATTCAAAGAAGTCGCCATCGTACATTTTACGACGTTTACGAGTTTCTAATTCACCATTTACCGCAACATAACCTTCAGAAATGATGTGCTTAGCTTCACCGCCACCACTCACTAGGTTAGCAATTTTAAACACTTTGTAGAGTTCGATTGGCTGAGACGATACATCAATACCAATTGCTTCGATCTCAATCTCTTCGCCTTCTTCGCCCAGCTCTTGGCCTTCGTAATCAGCGTCTTCGTAATGTTCTTGGTCCATGGTGACCTCTACCTAAATATGTACTTCTGAAATATTGGGCGCAGTGTAATCTTAAAACAAGTAAATGACCATGTTGAATTATGGCTCAAGCCTAGGAAACGACAACGCAAAGCACGCACCATCCATATAGCTTTCGCCAACTGTCACATGTGCTTGGTGTCGGTCACACACTTGTTTGACGATAGCTAATCCTAAGCCATGACCCGTTTTTCCCTTATTCCTAGCGGCATTAGCACTGTAAAAAGGATCAAACAGATAAGGCCAATGCTCCGTTTCAACGCCTTTCCCGTCATCATGAACTTCAATAACAAATTCATTGTCGGTATACCACAACTCAATAACGATCTTAGTATCAGCAAACTTAAAAGCATTCCTTACTATATTGTCCACCGCCCTATTGAATAACTTTAGATCGACATAAAAAGAGGCTGGGACTTTTAGTGGCACCTTGATGAGATCGAGTGTTGTCTCTTTCTCCCAAATGCTAAAACGCTCGTTTAACCATTCATTGGCATCAATAGGTTGCTTAAGCAATTCAAAGCCCCCTCTTTCCAATCGAGCGTAATACAATAGCTCATCAACCATGTCTTCCATTTCTTCCGTATCAGCAAGAATACGGGCTATCGCTTTAGATTGTTGCGGAGTTGGCGCTAAGTCACTCAACAACTCAGCCTGCCACTGAATTCGGAATATAGGCGTCCTTAGCTCGTGAGCAACAGCATTAGTCAAAGACTTATTACTATTGATTAAATCTCTTATCTTGTCCGCCATAACATTAAAGCTACGGTTTAACGTACCTAGTTTTATGCTATTTTTTTCGGACGCTCTTTCTAGTAGATCCCCATGAGAAAAAGCAACCGTCGCCATTTCAAGGTTATTTAATCGGCGCTTGATTCTCCAAACCAAAAACAAGCCGCTAAACGCAAAACCAGTTATGGCAAACACCCAAATAAGACGGTTTTCAAATTTGATTTGCTTCCTCAGATAAGAATCTTTGTTCTTAGATAACTCATATAACTCATCACTTCCAACCAACCTTAACCAAAGGAAGTATTCGTCATGGTAGTAAACATTTCGGCCTTGCTGCTGAAACGCTTTTCTCACTAGTTCTGGAGCATTATCAAAAGGTATGATTCGCAGGTTCTGCCGAGTCTTATCCGCATAATTTTTTAATAGATTCTGCGTTTCAAGCAAACCTTTTTCACGGTAAACCACATCAATCAATTCTTGATAGGCTTCTGCTTCATGGTCTCGTAATATGTATTCGTAGTCAGTGCTTAACTTGTAAACAATAAAAGCATAGGAATATATACTCACTAAGAAAATGACAGTCAGCCCCGCTAGGTATTCAAAATAGATACGTCGCATATTATTTATTCAGCTACCGTTACCAACGTTCGGGTACGAACAAGTAGCCTTTGCCTCTTACAGTGATGATCTTTTTAGGTGGGACAGTTATGTCATTAAGCTTTTTACGTAAGATTACGATTTTGTTGTCGATAAAGCGGTCAATGCCATCGTAATCAACACCTCTCAACTGTTGAGTCAAAAAGTTACGTGATAACACCTGTTCCGGCGAGGAAGCTAATAGCCAAAGCAGTTCAAATTCGCTCTCCGCTATGGATATATCTTTTCCAATATGCGTACAGGCTTTGGTTGTGCGGTTTAAATTTAACTTACCAAAAACCAGTTCATTCTTACTCACTTCAGCACTTATTGAACTGTCAGGAATACGACGCAAAAGCATCCTCACTCGAGCAAGTAAGACTCTTTGGCGAATTGGTTTGCTAATAAAGTCATCGGCACCAGTTTCTAACGCTGCAACATGGTCAAAATCATCATCACTAGCTGTAAGAATGAGTATCTTTCCCTTAAACTGACTCCGGACTTGCCTACAAATAGTTAGCCCATCAACTTCTGGCAACATAAGATCAAGTAGAACAATGTCGGGCTGAATATTTAAGATTTGTTCACTCGCTGATGCGCCATCAGAAATAGTGACTACATCAAAAGATTGGCTTTCAAAATATTCCTGTAACATCTCTCTTAAGATGGGATCGTCTTCTACGATCACTAGTTTCGGGTTGGTCATAAATCCTTCTCACCATTCCTATTGCTACCTTGCGAACCGCCCGCCTCTCTATTGCGAAATTCAGCACATTCTCTTACATAGCTTATATTTATAAAAATAACAAAAACATCTATATAACATATAAATAAAAGGTAATGCAGCTAAAAATAGACCATAAGCTCTTAATTTTAGACTCAAAAAAACCGGTTAACTTAATAAGGTAACCGGTTCAATTTATGGGTTTAATTAAACATTTGTTGTCTAGTCATCATAAACAGGGAACTGTTCAAATGCGCGACGATAATTCACGTACTCATTAGAGCTCCATAACCTCAATTCTTCTGGGTCATAGTTGTACACTTCTTTATGAGCCGCATTTGTGGAACTGGTGTTGTTATCCGCAATCTGATTACCAAAGATTTGTGCTAAATCGAATATACGTTCGTGCTCTTCATCTTCGAATTTACCAATCGAGCTATTTTGTACCGTCTGCAAACTGGATTGAGGGTTACACTTACGTTTCATGTGATCTTCGGTCGACTCGCCATCGACTTTAAATCGTAAACACTTCTGACCATCTTCATCATATTCTTCGAACTGATTATCAAACATAAAAAAGCGTGCGAAACCAGTGGTGTCACGAAGAGCAACGAGCGCCTCTTTATCACCGACAGCGATAATACGAGCTTCGTTGCGATCTCGCGTATTCTTAAACACAGACAGCGCGTTACGGACTCGGTAAGGCAAACCGTTTAATTTATCTACGCGAGCTTTCTGCTCTTCTGTATATAAGGCGCGTGAAGCTAAAGCATTTGCAAGTGTGTTACGTGAACTCAACGAGTAATTTGTCCCTTTCCAAGTAAAGTTAATCCCATCTTCGTCGGCATAACTACTATTTGCATAGTTGACATGGATAGAGTCGCTAAAACCAGATACTGAGTCACTCAAACCATATTCATTTGCACGGTTATACTTGTTTAGGTTAGCCAATAAGGTTCCAAAGTACGGCACCTTCGTATCTTGGCTAGCTCCCTCAGTCCAATACACAAATGCTTCATTACCACCCATTGAGAAATAGCGCTTCATTGGCCACAGGTATGAAGGTGTCGCCTCAATTGTTTCGGTAATGTCCTGTTTGTACTTTAGAACCGTTTCTACGTAATCCCCTTTCCCATCAACAAAAATAGCTTGGCGAGCTTCAGCTCTACCCGTTAAATCGGATAGATACGTATACAAGTGTGAAATTTTGTCTGACATATCAACCAACGCTAAGCTCGAATTCTCAGTTGACTTGAATGGTGTATCACGCCTAACTAACATCTGTGCTGCGAGTAGTTTGTCTGGCCATACGCCTAACAAATCAACAGAAGAAGACGATGTTTGATAAGGATTGTTCGCTTTTAAGCTCGCCCATACTTTTCCATCTCGAGTTTCAGAGCGAATGACGATCTCGTTAGCTTGACTTGCCAACATCTGAACTAACTCTTCATCAAAACAACTGGTTGGAACATCACGATTTTGCGACATACCGCCTTGGTAGGTTAACCAAAGGTCAGATAACTTAGCGAAACGATAGCGGTTAGGAACTCCAACAACACCACTCAATTCTTCTAATTCACAAACTTTATCTGGTGCTGTTAGCACTTCTAAAAAGAAGTCTGCTGCCAAATTTGCTGCATTGTAAGTATCACAAATAGGGCGAACACCCGCAGACAAGTTTTCTAATGGAATAGCGTTACCGCGAAAATCCACACAGTTGTTTCCGGCTATTTCTTCAAAAACCTGCCCTTTGTTATTCGTCGTATTTGCACCTAAGTAACGAGCAAACATGAAGTCAATTTCACCAACATTTTCAACGATATCGCGAATTTTTTGGAACTCACCCATTCGATATAAGAAGTAACTATATTGATGAAATTGTTCAAACCTCTCACGTCCGTTTCTTTGGTTAACCGTGTCGTAGCTATCTTTGTATCGCTGAATTCTAAACTCAGTGGCTTCTTGAAGGCTTGTACCTTCGTCAAAACGATCACATAACAAGTTAGTGGTCGTGTGTTCATCCGTACAATAGCGATAGCTCACTAACGAATCTGGAATACCATTTTGACCCGCGTTAGCTCTTAAGTGTGCAATAACACCCGTCGGATAAACCTTATAGTCATTAGATAACTGACGGTCATACTCAGCCAGTGAATAGACTTTGCGCTTTTGTGCCCCAGTGGCGTCTACTACTGCGACATCGTCTCCTTCGCTATTGGTGTTAACGATGAGTTCATTTGTTTCAACCTGACGAGCATAAGCGAAACGTAAAGCGGCCTTGTCATACTTACCGAACGTCAACAGTTCATCAAATATTGATGCACCGTAATCCATGATCGAACTGTACGCAGCTGGCTTATCAAGGTGCCCAATTTTGCTTTGTGCAAGCTCAGCCTCTGTATAAAAATGGCTTTCGTCCGTTGAACCCATAAAGTTATGACGTAAACCAAGGTTATGCCCAAGCTCATGAATCAATGTTGATTTAAACATATGCTTTGAAATCGCTTGGCTTGCTAGCTTCTGCTGATCAATCGTTAGCGCTTCCCACGTTTTCATTTTGCTTTGATCAGCATCGGCGAAGAAGTCACCTTGGATATAGTCTAAACCCTTCACTAAGCCCTTTGACTGGGTACTTAGCCACATCGCATCAACGCTATATACATTCTGCTCAGAGAATCGCTTCAACATATCTTGGCGTTTATAGAATGATTGCAAAGCGAGGTCTTGGTTGCTGGTATCGTATTTGAAATCCAAATCGGCTTCAGGCAATGAATCGACTAAATTATCTTTGCCCACCAAATTAATTTCGCGTTCACTCAACGCTGGAACATTGATCGACGGTCCTCGATCTTCCTCGAGCATTTTATTGAACAAATCGATTTCGGTTGGCTCAGAGCTTGATTTCGAAGCGTTGCTTTTTTCCGCCACAACCGCAGGTTGTACTTTTGCAATTTCTTGGCGGTTGTAACGCTTAGCGAGATCATTCCACGTATGGCGACTTGCGGAACGAATCACACCTAAATATTGGTTAACATGCGCGTGAATAATTTCACCCGTTAATGGGTTAGTGGCAGATGGGCCATAGCCAAGAAGTCCGTTGTCTACCGGATCCGCGATCAGGTTGAATACGTTGTAACGTAAGTCACCCGTTTTTACACCCGCTTTCTTGTCACTATTAACAATGTTAATGCGAGGAACACCTGTGCCTTCTAATGACTGATTTACCTCTTTCATGGTATCGAGCGTAAGTTGTAGGTACGCTTCATTGCCATCATCGAAGTAGCTGTCGCTTAAGTAGTAATCGATCGACTCTAAATTGGGATTGAATCGGTTAATATAAGAAAAACGAGAACCCTGTACGTTACTCTCACCAGTGTGAGTTTTTACTTCTTTGCTATCGTTGAAGAACCCAAAGTATGCGCTGTCTTGGCCTTGATAATAGATAGGTTCGTAATTTTCACTTGCTAACTTATCGAGCTTAACAAGAGAATAGAAAAAACGTGTTTTGAACGATAAGTCTTTAAGTTCACCACCAAACTGGTATTGATCTTCCGCTTCTGCAGTAAAGGTCCGTTCTACTTCAACGTTAATTACCCCACCCTCAGGGTCGTACTCGTATGAAATCAAACGAGGCTCTGCAGACTCAGTAACATTACTTGAGGTATACCAAGCTCTAATTGTGTCTTGAGATAGTGATTTAATCTCTTCATACTTAGGTACAAAGTGCGTCGCCTGACTCCAAGGCACGTCTTCATCGGCGTTAATTTCTTCTTTATTTGTACACTCACCGTAGCTATTTTCAGCACAACGATACTGGCGGAATTCTCCAGGAATTTTGAGTACAGGAGCACGGTTTATTTCCGTATCCCAACGACTTTCATCTGTCGCATTGACCTTATCGCGATCAACTTCTTCAACATAAATACCATTGGTTTCATCAAAACGAAGCGTTACTAACTTTGGATCGCCTTGGAAAAAGCCACGCTGAGTCATAGCATAGCGAGGAGCTTCACCAGTTGACGGCATGTACATCCAAAGTGATTCCGTATCTAAAGATTGAACAGAAATCTCTTCGGTTGGTTTTTCATAGGTGTCATAGGCACGATCTTCGGCCCCACACCCACTGAGGATTGCGGCCATACTTGCTGCGATAATTGCGTGTTTAAACATAATTTACCTATATACCGAATCAACTTGAAGATGCAGGCTTGAGAATCTGAAAATTATCATTAATTCGAGATGTCAAAGAGCCTGCGATCTCTGGAAGAGTCACTGCAAAAAATTGGTCTATTGCCTCCTTGAAGTCCCGTTTTCTTTTGAAGTAAACGTTGTTCCTCGACTTCTCATTCATTACTTTCCATAGCCGCTCTATTGGGTTGAGGTTTGGGCTGTAAGGTGGAAGATAATGCAGTTCAATATTCAGGACAAACGCCGCATCTTTGACTAAGTCACTGCGGTGATACCCCGCACCATCTAAGATGATATGAAGCTTATGGGTTAACGGATAACTCTCTCTTAACTTACAGAAAAAGCGAACAATCGTTTCACTGTTAATGTT is a window encoding:
- a CDS encoding RNA-binding S4 domain-containing protein; this encodes MDQEHYEDADYEGQELGEEGEEIEIEAIGIDVSSQPIELYKVFKIANLVSGGGEAKHIISEGYVAVNGELETRKRRKMYDGDFFEFNQEYYVVVCDQPVQEESEKPKKKDAPKKDNKAKKGQSKKDSKKKESKKSKAEMLSATAEPKKEKKEKKKENKPKKKADTPKPQRDDKSGRNSIEFF
- a CDS encoding cytochrome b → MKVFVPTEHFSPVSKFIHIISAVAFIGALLIMLLAPDPDSFAFGVHQSLGMLVIVLYLARIVWMNWAGKPNALGTKFEKFMAHMAHLALYGILILMPLSGLLIAMAKAKDTVVFGLFTIPGFAERNSGLIDFASGLHSFLEIICYLLVAMHVGAALYHHFILKDETLSRMMGKK
- a CDS encoding zinc-dependent metalloprotease, which codes for MFKHAIIAASMAAILSGCGAEDRAYDTYEKPTEEISVQSLDTESLWMYMPSTGEAPRYAMTQRGFFQGDPKLVTLRFDETNGIYVEEVDRDKVNATDESRWDTEINRAPVLKIPGEFRQYRCAENSYGECTNKEEINADEDVPWSQATHFVPKYEEIKSLSQDTIRAWYTSSNVTESAEPRLISYEYDPEGGVINVEVERTFTAEAEDQYQFGGELKDLSFKTRFFYSLVKLDKLASENYEPIYYQGQDSAYFGFFNDSKEVKTHTGESNVQGSRFSYINRFNPNLESIDYYLSDSYFDDGNEAYLQLTLDTMKEVNQSLEGTGVPRINIVNSDKKAGVKTGDLRYNVFNLIADPVDNGLLGYGPSATNPLTGEIIHAHVNQYLGVIRSASRHTWNDLAKRYNRQEIAKVQPAVVAEKSNASKSSSEPTEIDLFNKMLEEDRGPSINVPALSEREINLVGKDNLVDSLPEADLDFKYDTSNQDLALQSFYKRQDMLKRFSEQNVYSVDAMWLSTQSKGLVKGLDYIQGDFFADADQSKMKTWEALTIDQQKLASQAISKHMFKSTLIHELGHNLGLRHNFMGSTDESHFYTEAELAQSKIGHLDKPAAYSSIMDYGASIFDELLTFGKYDKAALRFAYARQVETNELIVNTNSEGDDVAVVDATGAQKRKVYSLAEYDRQLSNDYKVYPTGVIAHLRANAGQNGIPDSLVSYRYCTDEHTTTNLLCDRFDEGTSLQEATEFRIQRYKDSYDTVNQRNGRERFEQFHQYSYFLYRMGEFQKIRDIVENVGEIDFMFARYLGANTTNNKGQVFEEIAGNNCVDFRGNAIPLENLSAGVRPICDTYNAANLAADFFLEVLTAPDKVCELEELSGVVGVPNRYRFAKLSDLWLTYQGGMSQNRDVPTSCFDEELVQMLASQANEIVIRSETRDGKVWASLKANNPYQTSSSSVDLLGVWPDKLLAAQMLVRRDTPFKSTENSSLALVDMSDKISHLYTYLSDLTGRAEARQAIFVDGKGDYVETVLKYKQDITETIEATPSYLWPMKRYFSMGGNEAFVYWTEGASQDTKVPYFGTLLANLNKYNRANEYGLSDSVSGFSDSIHVNYANSSYADEDGINFTWKGTNYSLSSRNTLANALASRALYTEEQKARVDKLNGLPYRVRNALSVFKNTRDRNEARIIAVGDKEALVALRDTTGFARFFMFDNQFEEYDEDGQKCLRFKVDGESTEDHMKRKCNPQSSLQTVQNSSIGKFEDEEHERIFDLAQIFGNQIADNNTSSTNAAHKEVYNYDPEELRLWSSNEYVNYRRAFEQFPVYDD
- a CDS encoding ATP-binding protein encodes the protein MRRIYFEYLAGLTVIFLVSIYSYAFIVYKLSTDYEYILRDHEAEAYQELIDVVYREKGLLETQNLLKNYADKTRQNLRIIPFDNAPELVRKAFQQQGRNVYYHDEYFLWLRLVGSDELYELSKNKDSYLRKQIKFENRLIWVFAITGFAFSGLFLVWRIKRRLNNLEMATVAFSHGDLLERASEKNSIKLGTLNRSFNVMADKIRDLINSNKSLTNAVAHELRTPIFRIQWQAELLSDLAPTPQQSKAIARILADTEEMEDMVDELLYYARLERGGFELLKQPIDANEWLNERFSIWEKETTLDLIKVPLKVPASFYVDLKLFNRAVDNIVRNAFKFADTKIVIELWYTDNEFVIEVHDDGKGVETEHWPYLFDPFYSANAARNKGKTGHGLGLAIVKQVCDRHQAHVTVGESYMDGACFALSFPRLEP
- a CDS encoding response regulator, whose product is MTNPKLVIVEDDPILREMLQEYFESQSFDVVTISDGASASEQILNIQPDIVLLDLMLPEVDGLTICRQVRSQFKGKILILTASDDDFDHVAALETGADDFISKPIRQRVLLARVRMLLRRIPDSSISAEVSKNELVFGKLNLNRTTKACTHIGKDISIAESEFELLWLLASSPEQVLSRNFLTQQLRGVDYDGIDRFIDNKIVILRKKLNDITVPPKKIITVRGKGYLFVPERW